One Tachypleus tridentatus isolate NWPU-2018 chromosome 3, ASM421037v1, whole genome shotgun sequence DNA window includes the following coding sequences:
- the LOC143247919 gene encoding uncharacterized protein LOC143247919, whose protein sequence is MSSKVKRKVTVENSKSSKNKSQESEEVPRRPSVFERLGTVSLSLGLPSQDRHSKADALEKCHNWLRTGNCSYGETCRYQHGPYSSGTRGKSEKKDIAEKDLRHKVKSKREDKESVGGSGGGGGSNSPKPKSIPQNISRNRKVEQENKIKSTVVVTRPRSSASDGEEREKDKGRTGTWEDDSDDWPLDASQLDYKEELTLEMKRQQLQRELELELQKERMMNENVTITKTVAFNGSSGSSSDSDSGSSSSSSSSSTSSSSSSDDSDGEDNSSSSSSSSSSSHSEPPTRANKKEESKFRKPSEGKQVKGPRTPSPSQGRKNTSKQHDDRNALSSSRERLKRNKRKRKRDQQTERRQDVPTNANTLHEKKFKSHHEKENQQRDDAYISRDRGHGHHSPLSHPEDRQRKSSPVKGKQERGDKRKLSSPVEATLNKDRKNKYHQEQVESERKRSYHSEETSKRPRSPEEENEHISKRARKMSPRNEPSHLKDTSQKEKGREANRQSKDRRKHDLGISRNRRELPPEIRGYEEIPELGLKREGSESRRKEEFDRREHILPKSEGGGRNSRLKEERDIKDRDFEIESKYREERNSRHGFVASYRGFQSEMSLQQIGNDRRENWNDRNNENRQRYKETNRIKGRDNLDKAKGFSPRLDFHSKGNSPNPQHRLINDFDSHIFEEDYRRFSTNQRHGGHDLRQEQLFPPDLRHEHDLFMEPNFGREPFYPDGRERNNWQPRMPRDLYEPLPERKVGGKRREERVYHQRREKRPVTPDFPTVLSVRDDPLVNVEKRPPSRETKLPRSPGRKHRDSSPASHGSWDRGSCYSSRGRDNRRDQKSEKKREEQKRSRERSDKTLEVDKGKSLVKSCASPLPSQNIEIKVEPEDTKKQETSKMQTVSSPSPNRSPKIVTPESVNSISNKDVSKETSFSHNNTCNSPKVPETLPVVEEFSDWSDDEDDQLLTRNDSPPTNEKSRSPEWKLREDNQERETEVLDSWTSKEGEKGLDHHELVDTLDSNSREGRLIGDRSPLDMDEYNNSRDQPCRDLGDYETVDKVRTSESEEERGFPEEMVVTDSVDYDPISDDELEALIEEPEDEEAKDKEHIGGIVNALDVDWSSLMNEQRPKLEFIPGSARKRFTVAHVLSRIGFSEAFAGVELTKRIIGFCEKQLQDEVAEENHSTCKKKLFSLEAPVASFHVLAAQRKHERETVVHDVGPYRRALCARRDLQIRRLLCRFTTKMADIPSVSSSRQQCVDKELYRLSVNLFKKSKEPITPAVDVSA, encoded by the exons atgtcTAGTAAAGTGAAGAGAAAGGTCACAGTAGAGAATAGTAAAAGCAGCAAAAATAAAAGCCAAGAGTCTGAGGAAGTTCCTAGAAGACCAAGTGTATTTGAACGTTTAGGAACTGTATCATTAAGTTTAGGTTTACCTTCTCAAGACAGGCATTCTAAGGCTGATGCACTAGAAAAGTGTCATAATTGGCTGAGAACAGGGAACTGCTCGTATGGTGAAACGTGCCGTTACCAACATGGACCTTACAGTAGTGGTACCCGTGGAAAGTCTGAAAAAAAAGATATTGCTGAAAAAGATCTTCGTCACAAGGTAAAAAGCAAACGCGAAGATAAAGAATCTGTAGGCGGCAGTGGTGGTGGAGGTGGCTCTAATTCCCCGAAACCAAAAAGTATACCACAGAACATAAGTCGTAATAGAAAAGTTGAGCAAGAGAATAAGATAAAGTCTACAGTTGTAGTAACTCGGCCAAGGTCCTCAGCAAGTGATGGGGAAGAAAGAGAAAAAGATAAAGGAAGAACAGGAACTTGGGAAGATGATTCTGATGATTGGCCTCTTGATGCATCCCAACTGGACTACAAAGAAGAGTTGACTTTAGAGATGAAACGTCAGCAGTTGCAACGAGAGCTGGAATTAGAACTCCAGAAAGAACGGATGATGAATGAGAATGTGACTATTACCAAGACTGTAGCTTTCAATGGAAGTAGTGGAAGTAGTAGTGACAGTGACAGTGGATCCAGTAGCTCAAGTAGCTCTAGTAGTACAAGTAGTAGCAGCAGTAGTGATGACAGTGATGGTGAGGACAATAGCTCATCATCTTCCTCATCATCATCATCAAGTCATTCAGAACCTCCAACAAGAG CAAACAAAAAGGAAGAATCCAAATTTCGAAAACCGTCCGAAGGAAAACAGGTGAAAGGCCCTCGGACTCCAAGCCCATCTCAGGGAAGGAAAAATACAAGTAAGCAGCATGATGATCGAAATGCATTAAGTAGTTCCAGAGAGAGACTAAAAAGAAACAAGCGTAAAAGGAAACGTGATCAGCAGACTGAAAGAAGACAAGATGTCCCAACTAATGCAAATACCTtgcatgaaaaaaaatttaaaagccatcatgaaaaagaaaatcaacaaagaGATGATGCTTATATTTCTCGAGATCGAGGTCATGGACATCATTCTCCACTTTCTCATCCTGAGGATCGTCAACGTAAGTCATCCCCTGTGAAAGGAAAACAAGAACGTGGAGATAAGCGAAAACTATCCTCTCCTGTGGAGGCAACTTTGAATAAGGATAGAAAGAACAAGTACCATCAAGAACAAGTTGAGTCTGAACGAAAAAGGTCGTATCACTCAGAAGAAACTTCTAAACGACCAAGATCACCTGAAGAAGAAAATGAACACATTTCAAAAAGAGCAAGAAAGATGTCACCGAGAAATGAACCTTCTCATTTAAAAGATACTTCTCAGAAGGAGAAAGGAAGAGAAGCAA ATAGACAGTCAAAGGATAGGCGAAAACATGACTTGGGTATTTCAAGAAATAGAAGAGAGCTTCCACCAGAAATCAGAGGATATGAAGAAATACCTGAATTAGGACTAAAAAGAGAAGGTTCTGAAAGTAGAAGAAAAGAAGAGTTTGATCGAAGAGAGCATATTTTACCAAAAAGTGAAGGTGGAGGAAGAAATTCTAGGTTAAAAGAAGAGAGAGATATAAAAGATAGAGATTTTGAAATTGAATCCAAATATAGAGAAGAAAGGAATTCAAGACATGGATTTGTAGCTAGTTATAGAGGCTTTCAAAGTGAAATGTCTCTTCAGCAAATAGGAAATGATAGGAGAGAGAACTGGAATGATAGAAACAATGAGAATAGACAAAGATATAAAGAAACTAATCGAATAAAAGGTAGAGATAACTTGGACAAAGCTAAGGGCTTTTCACCAAGGCTTGATTTTCATTCAAAAGGAAACTCCCCCAATCCTCAACATAGATTAATAAATGATTTTGATTCACACATTTTTGAGGAAGATTACAGAAGATTCTCGACCAACCAACGGCATGGTGGTCATGATCTTCGTCAAGAACAGTTATTTCCTCCAGACTTGAGACATGAACATGATCTATTCATGGAACCTAATTTTGGTAGGGAACCTTTCTATCCAGATGGAAGAGAAAGGAATAATTGGCAACCACGGATGCCTAGAGATTTATATGAACCTTTGCCAGAACGAAAAGTTGGTGGTAAAAGAAGAGAGGAGAGGGTGTATCATCAAAGACGAGAGAAAAGACCAGTTACTCCTGATTTCCCAACAGTATTGAGTGTAAGAGATGACCCTCTTGTAAATGTTGAAAAGAGGCCTCCTTCAAGAGAAACAAAACTACCTAGATCACCAGGTAGAAAACATCGCGATAGCTCTCCTGCTAGTCACGGTAGCTGGGATCGGGGAAGTTGTTATAGTAGTAGAGGTCGAGATAATCGACGTGATCAGAAATCTGAAAAGAAAAGAGAAGAACAAAAAAGAAGCAGGGAAAGAAGTGATAAAACATTAGAAGTTGACAAAGGAAAATCTCTAGTTAAATCCTGTGCATCTCCTTTACCTTctcaaaatatagaaataaaagttgAACCAGaagatacaaaaaaacaagaaacatcaaAAATGCAAACTGTGTCTTCACCTAGTCCAAATAGAAGTCCAAAAATTGTCACTCCTGAATCAGTTAACTCTATTTCTAATAAAGATGTATCTAAAGAGACTTCTTTTAGCCATAATAATACATGTAATTCTCCTAAGGTGCCTGAAACACTTCCTGTTGTTGAAGAATTTAGTGACTGGAGTGATGATGAGGATGACCAACTCTTAACAAGGAATGACTCTCCTCCTACTAATGAAAAATCTAGATCACCAGAATGGAAATTAAGAGAAGATAATCAAGAGAGAGAAACAGAAGTTCTTGACAGCTGGACAAGTAAAGAAGGTGAAAAAGGATTAGACCATCATGAACTGGTTGACACTTTAGACTCAAATTCAAGGGAGGGGAGATTGATTGGTGACAGAAGTCCTTTAGATATGGATGAATATAACAATAGTAGAGACCAGCCTTGTCGTGATCTGGGAGACTATGAAACTGTAGATAAAGTCAGAACAAGTGAAAGTGAAGAAGAAAGAGGTTTTCCAGAAGAAATGGTTGTTACAGATAGTGTGGATTATGACCCAATAAGTGATGATGAGTTAGAAGCTCTTATAGAAGAACCTGAAGATGAAGAGGCTAAAGACAAAGAACATATTGGAGGAATTGTTAATGCTCTTGATGTTGACTGGTCAAGCCTCATGAATGAGCAACGCCCTAAACTGGAATTTATTCCTGGTTCGGCTCGAAAAAGGTTCACTGTTGCTCATGTTCTTTCAAGAATTGGATTTTCAGAAGCATTTGCTGGTGTTGAGTTGACCAAGCGAATAATTGGCTTTTGTGAAAAACAACTGCAAGATGAGGTAGCAGAAGAAAATCACTCAACCtgcaaaaaaaaactgtttagtttGGAGGCTCCAGTTGCTTCATTTCATGTACTTGCTGCCCAAAGAAAACATGAACGAGAAACTGTTGTCCATGATGTTGGGCCATACAGAAGAGCTCTTTGTGCAAGAAGGGATCTTCAGATTAGGCGGCTTTTATGCAGATTTACAACCAAGATGGCTGATATTCCCTCTGTCTCATCTTCACGACAACAGTGTGTGGATAAAGAACTGTACAGGCTAAGCGTAAACCTGTTCAAGAAATCCAAGGAGCCAATTACACCTGCAGTTGATGTTTCTGCATAA